From Dietzia sp. ANT_WB102, a single genomic window includes:
- a CDS encoding NADH-quinone oxidoreductase subunit C, with product MTDSPDRRDEAHAPDSTDRADAELPVTPGTREAAPDTIGVRHGMFGVHGSGDTSGFGGLVLPTTMPGSTPPPYGDDDEVIRALTAALQQRGGPSFAEAVEKVVVHFGQLTLHVLREHLPAVALTLRDAPDLRFEMSLGASGVHYPDAAGRELHVVYPLQSITHNRRVMLETWAPDADPHVPTLTRVYPTTDWHERETYDFFGVIFDGHPSLTRIEMPDDWEGHPQRKDYPLGGIPVQYKGATIPPPDQRRAYS from the coding sequence ATGACGGACTCCCCCGACAGGCGCGACGAGGCGCACGCACCCGACTCCACCGACCGCGCCGACGCCGAACTCCCCGTCACACCCGGCACACGCGAGGCCGCCCCGGACACGATCGGCGTCCGCCACGGCATGTTCGGGGTGCACGGGTCCGGGGACACCTCCGGATTTGGCGGACTCGTGCTCCCGACGACGATGCCCGGCAGCACCCCACCGCCGTACGGGGACGACGACGAGGTCATCCGCGCACTCACGGCGGCCCTGCAGCAGCGGGGCGGGCCGAGCTTTGCCGAGGCGGTGGAGAAGGTCGTGGTCCACTTCGGTCAGCTCACCCTGCATGTCCTGCGAGAGCACCTGCCCGCGGTGGCCCTGACCCTCCGTGACGCCCCCGACCTGCGCTTCGAGATGTCGTTGGGCGCGAGCGGGGTGCACTACCCCGACGCCGCAGGCCGGGAGTTGCACGTGGTGTATCCGCTGCAGTCGATCACCCACAACCGACGCGTCATGCTAGAGACGTGGGCCCCGGACGCCGACCCGCACGTCCCGACGTTGACTCGCGTGTACCCCACGACGGACTGGCACGAGCGGGAGACGTACGACTTCTTCGGCGTCATCTTCGACGGTCACCCGTCGCTGACGCGGATCGAGATGCCCGACGACTGGGAGGGCCACCCGCAGCGCAAGGACTACCCGCTGGGCGGGATCCCGGTGCAGTACAAGGGTGCGACGATCCCGCCGCCGGACCAGCGAAGGGCGTACTCATGA
- a CDS encoding NADH-quinone oxidoreductase subunit A, whose protein sequence is MNEYVPILVLGALAVAFAVFSSAVSSYAGPSRFNRAKLEAYECGIQPTPQPAGGGRFPVKYYLTAMLFIIFGIEILFLYPWAVHFDHLGFFGLAAMALFVFNVSVAYAYEWRRGGLSWD, encoded by the coding sequence GTGAACGAGTACGTGCCCATCCTGGTCCTGGGCGCCTTGGCCGTCGCCTTCGCCGTCTTCTCGTCGGCGGTGTCCTCGTACGCCGGGCCCAGCCGCTTCAACCGAGCCAAGCTCGAGGCCTACGAGTGCGGGATCCAGCCCACTCCGCAGCCGGCCGGGGGCGGCCGTTTCCCAGTGAAGTATTACCTCACTGCGATGCTGTTCATCATCTTCGGCATCGAGATTCTCTTCCTCTACCCGTGGGCCGTCCACTTCGACCACCTCGGCTTCTTCGGCTTGGCCGCGATGGCCCTGTTCGTGTTCAACGTCTCCGTCGCCTATGCCTACGAGTGGCGCCGCGGCGGGCTGAGCTGGGACTGA
- a CDS encoding YbaB/EbfC family nucleoid-associated protein — protein MQPGPDMNALLQQAQQMQAQLADAQQQIAASTVDGQAGGGLVSVSMRGTGEVTSVTIDPKVVDPEDIETLQDLIVGAFGDAHTKVQELAESRLGPLASGGGLGDMMGGLGM, from the coding sequence ATGCAGCCCGGACCCGACATGAACGCACTGCTCCAGCAGGCCCAGCAAATGCAGGCCCAGCTCGCCGACGCGCAGCAGCAGATCGCCGCGAGCACCGTCGACGGACAGGCGGGCGGCGGACTCGTCTCCGTCTCCATGCGCGGCACCGGTGAGGTCACCAGCGTCACGATCGACCCGAAGGTCGTCGACCCCGAGGACATCGAGACGTTGCAGGACCTCATCGTCGGCGCGTTCGGCGACGCCCACACCAAGGTCCAGGAGCTCGCCGAGTCCCGCCTCGGCCCACTGGCCTCCGGCGGGGGCCTCGGAGACATGATGGGCGGCCTAGGCATGTGA
- a CDS encoding DNA polymerase III subunit gamma and tau yields MALYRKYRPASFAEVVGQEHVTEPLSVALSSGRINHAYLFSGPRGCGKTSSARILARSLNCVHGPTATPCGECDSCVALAPGGTGTLDVTELDAASHGGVDDTRELRERAFFAPASSRYRVLIIDEAHMVTNAGFNALLKIVEEPPEHLIFIFATTEPEKVLPTIRSRTHHYPFRLLTPTSMRGLLERICEQEGVQVEPTVFPLVIRSGGGSPRDTLSVLDQLMAGAGDEGITYPRAVSLLGATEVALIDDTVDALAVGDGATLFRTVDKVVEAGHDPRRFAADLLQRLRDLIMVQSVPQAIERGLVDAPVEQAETMRRQAENIGPATLARCADMVHEGMGSMRGATSPRLLLEILCAKLLLPSADDSMAALLQRVESLESGAVRPAAAVGAAGGGGADSGGAPHSDDGESRPGPAGGPASHTPGQAEGRPKFVRRSQLPPEPAPAPTAAPESPSAPTRSRQAAPSQPENSQPVSGQPAFAADPGAPAVPAESVAEQVVANRTSGPESEPSQSAPPSQSTPPPTSEPQPVADTAPAPAAAPAPVSAEQPRPAETPPVEEFLTPGPGSSASSSDAEAAAPTAESAARTDAPAPIPAAQTAPEPTPAAVSAQPAPAQTDDPWRGQPDPAPESAPAPAAAATGIEAEDIRRAWPAIREAVRTRTRTVEVMLAGATVAGVDGRVIHLVHDYAPLAKRLSQPHNATAITDSITEVVGGDWTIRCTSGNAPAAPASGRPADSAPSAPGRGPAAGPTDAPGGPHQGEPRGWERRLRDVDAGQGQPGGRAGGGYDDIPPPTEEPDPEPGEPNSPPPPPVSEDEMVDEARSGPQNLDHRTGEDIALALLKEHLGARPLER; encoded by the coding sequence GTGGCCCTCTATCGGAAGTATCGCCCCGCCTCCTTCGCCGAGGTCGTGGGTCAGGAGCACGTCACCGAACCGTTGTCGGTGGCACTGTCCTCCGGTCGTATCAACCACGCCTACCTCTTCTCCGGCCCGCGCGGCTGCGGCAAGACCTCGTCCGCCCGCATCCTGGCGCGCTCGCTCAACTGCGTCCACGGGCCCACCGCCACCCCGTGTGGGGAGTGTGACTCGTGCGTCGCACTCGCGCCCGGTGGAACCGGGACCCTCGACGTCACCGAGCTCGACGCGGCCAGCCACGGCGGTGTCGATGACACGCGCGAACTGCGCGAGCGGGCGTTCTTCGCGCCGGCGTCGTCGAGGTACCGGGTGCTCATCATCGATGAGGCCCACATGGTCACCAACGCGGGCTTCAATGCGCTGCTCAAGATCGTGGAGGAGCCACCGGAGCATCTCATCTTCATCTTCGCGACCACCGAGCCGGAGAAGGTCCTGCCGACCATTCGTTCGCGGACGCACCATTACCCATTCCGGCTGCTCACGCCGACGTCGATGCGCGGGCTGCTCGAGCGGATCTGCGAGCAGGAGGGGGTGCAGGTCGAGCCGACTGTGTTCCCGCTGGTCATCCGGTCCGGTGGCGGGTCCCCGCGTGACACGCTCAGCGTGCTGGACCAATTGATGGCCGGCGCCGGCGACGAGGGCATCACCTACCCGCGCGCGGTGAGTCTGCTCGGGGCGACCGAGGTCGCGCTCATCGATGACACGGTCGACGCGCTGGCAGTCGGCGACGGGGCCACGCTGTTCCGGACGGTCGACAAGGTCGTCGAGGCCGGCCACGACCCGCGCCGGTTCGCCGCCGACCTCCTGCAGCGCCTGCGGGACCTCATCATGGTGCAGTCCGTGCCGCAGGCGATCGAGCGTGGGCTCGTCGACGCGCCGGTGGAGCAAGCCGAGACCATGCGACGCCAAGCCGAGAACATCGGGCCCGCCACTCTCGCCCGCTGCGCCGACATGGTGCACGAGGGGATGGGGTCGATGCGCGGGGCCACGTCGCCGCGGCTGCTGCTGGAGATCCTCTGTGCCAAGTTGCTGCTGCCGTCGGCCGACGATTCCATGGCCGCGCTGCTGCAGCGCGTCGAGTCGCTCGAGTCGGGTGCGGTGCGACCGGCCGCCGCGGTGGGTGCCGCCGGGGGCGGGGGAGCCGATTCGGGCGGGGCCCCTCACAGCGACGACGGCGAGTCCCGCCCCGGCCCCGCAGGCGGACCGGCGTCGCACACTCCGGGCCAGGCCGAGGGGCGTCCGAAGTTCGTGCGCCGGTCGCAGTTGCCGCCCGAGCCCGCACCCGCTCCGACTGCGGCGCCCGAGTCGCCTTCCGCACCCACGCGGTCCCGCCAGGCAGCGCCGTCCCAGCCAGAGAATTCCCAGCCGGTGTCAGGCCAGCCTGCGTTCGCCGCTGACCCCGGCGCGCCGGCCGTGCCCGCCGAATCCGTCGCGGAGCAGGTCGTGGCGAACCGGACGTCCGGGCCGGAGTCGGAGCCGTCGCAATCAGCGCCGCCGTCACAGTCGACACCGCCGCCGACGTCGGAGCCGCAGCCAGTGGCCGACACCGCGCCCGCGCCTGCGGCTGCTCCCGCGCCCGTATCTGCAGAGCAGCCCCGCCCGGCGGAGACGCCCCCGGTTGAGGAATTCTTGACGCCCGGCCCCGGGTCGTCCGCCTCCAGTTCCGATGCCGAGGCTGCGGCCCCGACCGCGGAGTCAGCCGCCCGGACGGACGCCCCGGCCCCCATTCCCGCAGCGCAGACCGCCCCCGAGCCGACCCCCGCAGCGGTGTCAGCTCAGCCTGCGCCTGCTCAGACCGACGACCCGTGGCGCGGACAGCCCGACCCCGCGCCGGAGTCGGCCCCTGCTCCCGCCGCGGCCGCGACCGGAATCGAGGCCGAGGACATCCGCCGCGCCTGGCCCGCCATTCGCGAGGCGGTACGCACCCGCACCCGCACCGTGGAGGTCATGCTCGCCGGCGCCACGGTCGCTGGCGTGGACGGACGGGTGATCCACCTGGTCCACGACTACGCGCCGCTGGCCAAGCGACTATCCCAGCCGCACAATGCCACCGCGATCACCGACTCAATCACCGAGGTCGTGGGCGGGGACTGGACCATCCGCTGCACCTCCGGGAATGCTCCCGCCGCGCCCGCGAGCGGGCGCCCCGCAGACTCGGCACCATCAGCACCCGGACGGGGACCCGCCGCGGGCCCTACTGACGCCCCCGGCGGGCCCCACCAGGGCGAGCCGCGGGGCTGGGAGCGCCGACTGCGTGACGTCGACGCCGGGCAGGGCCAGCCAGGAGGTCGCGCGGGCGGTGGCTACGACGACATCCCGCCCCCGACCGAGGAACCCGACCCGGAACCGGGTGAGCCGAACAGCCCGCCCCCACCGCCGGTCAGCGAGGACGAGATGGTGGACGAGGCCCGCAGCGGCCCCCAGAACCTCGACCACCGCACCGGTGAGGACATTGCATTGGCCCTGCTCAAGGAGCACCTCGGGGCCCGCCCACTCGAGCGCTGA
- a CDS encoding amidohydrolase family protein — protein MCDHHGTAILTGSVTPPDPEVESAQVRALWEPLGLPGIIDVHTHFMPPRVLNKVWDYFDAAGPKIGRPWPITYREAEDERVERLRSYGVLAFSSMLYPHKPDMGAWLNAWSAEFASRHRDCLHTATFYPEPTAGEYVRDAVEAGAQVFKSHIQVGEYDPGDPQLDPVWGLLAEAQVPTVIHCGSGPVAGQFTGPEPVAAVLDRFPDLPLIVAHMGMGEYSEFLDLAERYENVYLDTTMAFTDFVEAITPFPQAERSRLVDLGHKVLLGTDFPNIPYPYAHQLEALAGLGMGDDWLRSVWHGNAAGLFGL, from the coding sequence ATGTGTGACCACCACGGCACCGCCATACTCACCGGATCAGTGACCCCTCCCGACCCTGAAGTCGAGTCGGCGCAGGTCCGTGCCCTATGGGAGCCGTTGGGCCTGCCGGGGATCATCGACGTGCACACCCATTTCATGCCGCCGCGCGTGTTGAACAAGGTGTGGGATTATTTCGACGCCGCCGGCCCCAAGATCGGTCGTCCCTGGCCCATCACGTACCGGGAGGCGGAGGACGAGCGGGTCGAGCGGCTGCGCTCCTATGGAGTGCTGGCGTTCTCGTCGATGCTGTACCCGCACAAGCCCGACATGGGTGCCTGGCTCAATGCCTGGTCCGCGGAGTTCGCGTCCCGGCACCGGGACTGCCTGCACACGGCGACCTTCTACCCCGAGCCGACTGCGGGCGAGTACGTGCGCGACGCGGTCGAGGCGGGCGCGCAGGTGTTCAAGTCACACATTCAGGTCGGCGAGTACGATCCGGGCGATCCGCAGCTCGATCCGGTGTGGGGGTTGCTCGCCGAAGCACAGGTACCGACGGTCATCCACTGCGGGTCCGGCCCGGTGGCGGGCCAGTTCACCGGCCCCGAGCCTGTGGCCGCGGTGCTCGACCGATTCCCGGATCTGCCGCTCATCGTCGCTCATATGGGGATGGGCGAGTACTCGGAGTTCCTCGACCTCGCTGAGCGATACGAGAACGTCTATCTGGACACCACCATGGCCTTCACGGACTTCGTGGAGGCGATCACGCCGTTCCCGCAGGCAGAGCGCAGCCGGCTGGTCGACCTGGGTCACAAGGTCTTACTCGGGACGGACTTCCCGAACATTCCCTACCCCTATGCGCACCAACTCGAGGCCCTGGCCGGGCTCGGGATGGGAGACGACTGGCTACGGTCGGTGTGGCACGGAAACGCCGCGGGGCTCTTCGGTCTCTGA
- a CDS encoding NADH-quinone oxidoreductase subunit B family protein, whose product MGLEEKLPAGFLLTTVEQLAGYMRKGSLWPATFGLACCAIEMMSTTAGRYDLARFGTEVFRASPRQADLMIVAGRVSQKMAPVLRQVYDQMAEPKWVLAMGVCASSGGMFNNYAIVQGVDHIVPVDIYLPGCPPRPEMLMHAILTLHDKIQNMPLGANRAEAIRAAEQAALDQRPLIPVEGMFR is encoded by the coding sequence ATGGGACTCGAGGAGAAGCTGCCAGCCGGGTTCCTGCTGACCACGGTCGAGCAGTTGGCGGGCTACATGCGCAAGGGGTCGCTCTGGCCGGCGACGTTCGGTCTGGCGTGCTGCGCGATCGAGATGATGTCCACGACCGCCGGCCGTTACGACCTCGCGCGCTTCGGTACGGAGGTGTTCCGGGCGTCGCCCCGTCAGGCCGATCTCATGATCGTGGCGGGCCGGGTGTCGCAGAAAATGGCCCCCGTGCTGCGGCAGGTCTACGACCAGATGGCCGAGCCCAAGTGGGTGCTGGCGATGGGAGTCTGCGCATCGTCGGGCGGGATGTTCAACAATTACGCGATCGTCCAGGGCGTCGACCACATCGTCCCCGTCGACATCTACCTCCCGGGATGTCCGCCCCGGCCGGAGATGCTGATGCACGCGATCCTCACTCTGCACGACAAGATCCAGAACATGCCGCTGGGCGCCAACCGGGCCGAGGCGATCCGTGCCGCCGAGCAGGCCGCTCTGGACCAGCGTCCGCTCATCCCGGTCGAGGGAATGTTCCGATGA
- a CDS encoding serine hydrolase: protein MRRNQPDTLAAQVRDAPARARRRTRRRIRVAIGASLAVCLAALLAVAVTVPFSTTARQPTPGAPAPHFDPPAAGGVPDGHVANPNRLEQPLPPGWKDVEPLLAAAVDEAAGQGHELAACVLAIDAPAEPVVCSGQDDPRYAASVIKLAFAVGALEAWDADPSAQTPYGELDDLLTAAIIVSDNDAANLLYDLSVDGPTAPDTDDPLTALGDIADRVGLAEQFHSGGAFRYEETGDWSRVTARGSARFLAELVRAADGRASSGAALTSPAVARFVLDAMLAQERRWKLPARLPAGSIANKTGETDDQSHDIAVVNTGSGRYAIAVIASASDMSAAPDDVMADLGHDVVAALGGPAQF, encoded by the coding sequence GTGCGGCGGAATCAACCCGACACCCTCGCGGCGCAGGTGCGCGACGCCCCTGCCCGGGCGCGGCGCCGCACCCGTCGTCGCATCCGGGTGGCTATCGGGGCGTCCCTCGCCGTGTGCCTCGCGGCGCTGCTCGCGGTCGCAGTGACCGTCCCCTTTTCCACCACCGCCCGCCAGCCCACCCCGGGGGCGCCTGCCCCCCACTTCGACCCGCCCGCGGCCGGTGGCGTGCCGGACGGTCACGTCGCGAACCCGAACCGTCTCGAACAACCGTTGCCTCCAGGGTGGAAGGATGTCGAGCCCCTGCTGGCCGCCGCGGTGGACGAGGCCGCGGGCCAGGGCCACGAGCTCGCGGCGTGTGTACTGGCCATCGACGCCCCCGCCGAGCCCGTGGTGTGCTCAGGTCAGGACGACCCCCGGTACGCCGCGTCGGTCATCAAATTGGCGTTCGCTGTCGGCGCGCTCGAGGCGTGGGACGCCGATCCGTCGGCGCAGACCCCCTACGGCGAACTCGATGACCTGCTCACCGCGGCCATCATCGTTTCGGACAACGACGCCGCGAACCTGCTGTATGACCTGAGCGTCGACGGCCCGACCGCGCCCGACACCGACGATCCGCTCACCGCCCTCGGCGACATCGCCGACCGGGTCGGTCTGGCCGAGCAGTTCCACTCCGGCGGGGCCTTCCGCTATGAGGAGACGGGCGACTGGAGCCGGGTCACCGCCCGCGGGAGCGCCCGCTTCCTGGCCGAACTCGTCCGCGCCGCCGACGGTCGGGCGTCGAGTGGGGCCGCGCTCACCTCCCCCGCCGTGGCCCGGTTCGTGCTGGACGCGATGCTCGCGCAGGAGCGGCGGTGGAAGTTGCCCGCCCGGTTGCCCGCGGGCAGCATCGCCAATAAGACCGGCGAGACCGACGACCAGTCGCACGACATCGCCGTGGTGAACACGGGAAGCGGCAGGTACGCGATCGCTGTGATCGCCTCCGCGTCCGACATGTCCGCCGCCCCCGACGACGTAATGGCGGACCTCGGGCACGACGTGGTCGCCGCCCTGGGCGGTCCGGCGCAGTTCTGA
- a CDS encoding type 1 glutamine amidotransferase, translated as MSEHSTPAGTPDPRHAGASAAGASSSASPLNTVAADSPRSTESTVRIGLILPDVMGTYGDDGNSLVLRQRLRWRGYDAEIVRITLDDEVPDSCDLYTVGGGEDAAQKLASRHLSESPGLQRAVERGTPVLAICAGMQVFGEWFVVSDGSRAPGLGLLDVTTTPQASRSIGELVVAPQVAGLMQPLTGFENHMGATVLGPDAAPLGRVTSGVGNGVPADQQVPASGLVEGVVQGSIIATYMHGPVLARNPELADLLLCRALGVDALPPIEVPAVEQLRRERIAAARR; from the coding sequence ATGAGCGAGCACAGCACCCCGGCGGGAACTCCCGATCCGCGCCACGCGGGGGCAAGCGCGGCCGGGGCTTCGTCCTCGGCCTCCCCACTGAATACCGTGGCCGCTGACTCTCCGCGGTCCACCGAGTCGACCGTGCGGATCGGCCTGATACTGCCGGACGTCATGGGCACCTATGGCGATGACGGCAACTCGCTGGTCCTGCGCCAGCGGTTGAGGTGGCGCGGTTACGACGCAGAGATCGTTCGGATCACGCTGGACGACGAGGTCCCCGACTCATGCGACCTCTACACAGTGGGCGGCGGGGAGGACGCGGCGCAGAAGCTGGCGTCCCGGCACCTGTCCGAGTCGCCCGGACTGCAGCGGGCGGTCGAGCGCGGCACGCCGGTGCTGGCGATCTGTGCCGGGATGCAGGTGTTCGGCGAGTGGTTCGTGGTCTCCGACGGCTCCCGCGCGCCCGGCCTCGGTCTGCTGGACGTCACCACCACGCCGCAGGCCTCCCGCTCGATCGGCGAGCTGGTGGTGGCGCCGCAGGTGGCGGGCCTGATGCAGCCGCTGACGGGTTTCGAGAACCACATGGGCGCCACCGTGTTGGGCCCCGACGCCGCCCCGCTCGGCCGCGTGACCTCCGGGGTCGGCAACGGCGTGCCCGCCGATCAGCAGGTCCCAGCCTCCGGGCTCGTCGAGGGCGTGGTCCAAGGTTCCATCATTGCCACTTACATGCACGGGCCGGTGCTTGCTCGCAATCCGGAACTGGCCGATCTGCTGTTGTGCCGCGCGCTCGGCGTGGACGCTCTGCCGCCGATCGAGGTGCCGGCTGTGGAGCAGTTGCGACGCGAGCGGATCGCCGCCGCACGGCGCTGA
- a CDS encoding MurT ligase domain-containing protein, which translates to MSSRAITALTPRGRVAVAVARLATWASRVSGRGSGGMIGGLVALKLDPQLMRQLAAGRRTVLVTGTNGKSTTTRMLSSALSTIGPVASNANGDNMDAGIVSALGADRSAGLAAIEVDELHTPAVAENTTPEAIVLLNLSRDQLDRVGEINTIERRLRAGVAAQPQATVVANCDDVMITSVAYDNPSVVWVAAGSAWAGDSVSCPRTGEPISRTVDETGAVRWRSDGTLSDGRKFERPVPDWWVDDQSIHGPDGFTAPLSLAIPGRANRGNAAQAVAAAVAMGADPAAAVRAVEQVDDVAGRYSTVDVDGRAAHLLLAKNPAGWQEALGMIDTSADGLVIAVNGQVADGVDLSWLWDVRFESFEGVPVYASGERAADLSVRLSYAGVEHRLEPDPLKAIRGCPPGRVEVLANYTAFRDLGRAIAATGADTGRKGK; encoded by the coding sequence ATGAGTTCCCGCGCGATCACCGCCCTCACCCCCCGCGGCCGGGTGGCCGTGGCCGTGGCCCGCCTGGCGACCTGGGCATCGCGAGTCTCGGGACGCGGGTCGGGCGGGATGATCGGCGGTCTGGTGGCGTTGAAGCTAGATCCGCAGCTCATGCGCCAGCTCGCGGCGGGCCGACGTACCGTGCTAGTCACCGGGACCAATGGAAAGTCGACGACGACGAGGATGCTCTCCTCCGCCCTGTCGACCATCGGCCCGGTGGCCTCGAACGCGAACGGCGACAATATGGACGCTGGCATCGTGTCCGCTCTCGGGGCCGACCGATCGGCCGGCTTGGCGGCGATTGAGGTCGATGAGCTGCACACGCCGGCGGTTGCGGAGAACACCACCCCCGAGGCGATCGTGTTGCTCAATCTCAGTCGCGATCAGTTGGACCGGGTCGGGGAGATCAACACGATCGAGCGTCGGTTGCGGGCGGGCGTCGCGGCGCAGCCCCAGGCGACCGTCGTGGCGAACTGCGACGACGTGATGATCACCTCCGTCGCCTACGACAACCCGTCCGTGGTGTGGGTGGCCGCCGGGTCGGCGTGGGCGGGCGACTCGGTGAGCTGCCCTCGTACCGGCGAGCCGATCTCCCGGACGGTCGACGAGACCGGGGCCGTGCGGTGGCGGTCGGACGGCACGCTGTCCGACGGCCGGAAGTTCGAGCGTCCTGTGCCGGACTGGTGGGTCGACGACCAGTCGATCCACGGGCCCGACGGGTTCACCGCGCCCCTGAGCCTGGCGATCCCGGGCCGGGCCAACCGGGGCAACGCCGCGCAGGCCGTGGCCGCGGCAGTCGCGATGGGCGCCGACCCCGCCGCTGCGGTCCGGGCGGTCGAGCAGGTCGACGACGTGGCTGGCCGCTACTCGACTGTCGACGTGGACGGCCGGGCCGCGCACCTGCTGCTGGCCAAGAACCCGGCCGGTTGGCAAGAGGCACTGGGGATGATCGACACCTCCGCCGACGGCCTGGTGATCGCGGTGAACGGGCAGGTCGCCGACGGCGTGGACCTGTCGTGGCTGTGGGACGTTCGCTTCGAGAGCTTCGAGGGCGTGCCCGTGTACGCCTCGGGCGAGCGCGCTGCCGACCTCTCGGTGCGCCTGAGCTACGCCGGAGTCGAGCATCGGCTGGAACCCGACCCGCTGAAAGCGATCCGGGGTTGCCCACCCGGACGCGTGGAGGTGCTGGCGAACTACACCGCGTTCCGCGACCTGGGACGGGCGATCGCCGCCACCGGGGCCGACACGGGCCGGAAGGGGAAGTAG
- a CDS encoding aminotransferase class I/II-fold pyridoxal phosphate-dependent enzyme, whose protein sequence is MALSELPADELARLESQLATEYDALAGKGLALDLTRGKPSPEQLDLSERLLSLPGEGDHLAGKTDVRNYGGGAGLPELRSIFAELLGVDADRVIAQDNASLSIMYDLLAFSMLFGTSDSQRPWKDEPTLRWLCPVPGYDRHFGITEALGIEMIPVPLGPTGPDMDEVERLVASDPSIKGMWCVPIFANPTGAVYDDHTVSRLARMATAAPDFRVVWDNAYVVHTLTEDFPKVPDVDTLAAEAGHPNRFWQVCSTSKITFAGAGVSFFSSSRANLDWYLGHTAMRSIGPNKVNQLAHARFFEDADGVRALMLRHRDLIAPKFEAAAAALTRRVGEYDVARWTRPEGGYFIDLEVVDGTAAETVRLAKEAGVALTPAGSAYPYGEDPDDRHIRLAPTLPPLAEVEAAMDVVGLCALLAACRAALPG, encoded by the coding sequence GTGGCGCTGTCCGAACTCCCCGCCGACGAACTCGCTCGACTCGAGTCGCAGCTGGCAACCGAGTACGACGCGCTGGCAGGCAAGGGCCTGGCCCTCGACCTGACGCGAGGGAAGCCCTCGCCCGAGCAGTTGGACCTGTCCGAGCGTCTGCTGTCGCTGCCGGGAGAAGGCGATCACCTCGCGGGCAAAACCGACGTGCGCAACTATGGCGGCGGAGCCGGCTTGCCCGAGCTGCGGTCGATCTTCGCCGAACTGCTGGGCGTGGACGCCGATCGGGTGATCGCCCAGGACAACGCGAGCCTGTCGATCATGTATGACCTGCTGGCGTTCTCGATGCTTTTCGGCACGTCCGACTCGCAGCGCCCGTGGAAGGACGAGCCGACGCTGCGCTGGCTCTGTCCGGTCCCTGGTTATGACCGCCACTTCGGCATCACCGAGGCGCTCGGCATCGAGATGATCCCGGTGCCGTTGGGCCCGACCGGTCCGGACATGGACGAGGTCGAACGTCTCGTGGCGAGTGACCCGTCCATCAAGGGCATGTGGTGCGTCCCGATCTTCGCCAACCCGACCGGCGCGGTGTACGACGACCACACCGTCTCCCGTCTCGCGCGCATGGCCACCGCGGCCCCGGACTTCCGGGTCGTGTGGGACAACGCCTATGTCGTCCACACGCTCACCGAGGACTTCCCCAAGGTCCCCGACGTGGACACGCTGGCCGCCGAGGCGGGACACCCCAACCGCTTCTGGCAGGTGTGCTCGACCTCCAAGATCACCTTCGCCGGCGCCGGGGTGTCGTTCTTCTCGTCCTCACGCGCCAATCTCGACTGGTACCTGGGCCACACTGCCATGCGCTCCATCGGACCGAACAAGGTCAACCAGCTCGCGCATGCCCGATTCTTCGAAGACGCCGACGGCGTGCGCGCGCTCATGCTCCGCCACCGTGACCTCATCGCGCCCAAGTTCGAGGCCGCGGCTGCCGCCCTGACCCGCAGGGTGGGCGAGTACGACGTGGCTCGCTGGACCCGGCCCGAGGGCGGGTACTTCATCGATCTCGAGGTGGTCGACGGAACCGCCGCCGAGACTGTCCGCCTAGCCAAGGAGGCCGGGGTCGCACTCACCCCGGCGGGGTCGGCGTACCCGTACGGTGAGGACCCCGACGATCGGCACATCCGTCTGGCGCCCACGCTTCCGCCGCTGGCCGAGGTCGAGGCCGCCATGGACGTCGTGGGTCTGTGTGCCCTGCTGGCGGCCTGCCGCGCCGCGCTCCCCGGCTGA